In Thioflexithrix psekupsensis, the following are encoded in one genomic region:
- a CDS encoding protein kinase domain-containing protein, which produces MLMIYHTADHGDFQVIRQLGEGGSGSLVYEVSAVADSHQRFALKHLCKLKRSEHEMQFRRFENEMRFAAKHTHDHLLRAVTTDFVTVDGEAQPFYVMPLYPKTLKDLIAEDLAHDRVLPLFHQLLDGVEYLNQFAFVHRDLKPENIFYDAVNDRLIIADFGITDFTASADFALVETEVGVRLMSARYGSPEQVHMGYKPHPFFRDSGEIGLAADIYALGAILHEMFTREMMSSPNAYDSIVEYVIYQMYRSIFGDLPYLDLDGLIMDFTVMRKRLTIKGKYVRVFDWIEQVKANYGYLDELCRLMTIKNVHRRIATIKDIRCFLETRDRFC; this is translated from the coding sequence ATGTTAATGATTTATCACACTGCTGATCATGGTGACTTCCAAGTCATTCGTCAATTAGGCGAAGGGGGAAGTGGTTCTTTGGTGTATGAAGTCAGTGCGGTTGCTGATTCGCATCAGCGTTTTGCGTTAAAGCATTTGTGTAAATTAAAACGCAGTGAGCATGAAATGCAGTTTAGACGCTTTGAGAATGAAATGCGTTTTGCCGCAAAGCACACGCATGACCATCTGTTGCGAGCGGTAACGACCGATTTTGTCACCGTTGATGGTGAGGCACAGCCGTTTTATGTGATGCCATTGTATCCAAAAACCTTGAAGGATTTGATCGCCGAAGATTTGGCACATGATCGCGTGTTACCGTTATTTCATCAATTATTGGATGGGGTTGAGTATTTAAATCAGTTTGCCTTTGTGCATCGAGATTTGAAACCCGAAAATATTTTTTATGATGCAGTAAATGATCGGTTAATCATTGCAGATTTTGGCATCACGGATTTTACAGCGAGTGCTGATTTTGCTTTGGTGGAAACGGAAGTGGGTGTGCGTTTGATGAGTGCGCGTTATGGTTCGCCAGAGCAGGTACACATGGGATATAAGCCACATCCGTTTTTTCGAGATTCGGGAGAAATTGGGTTAGCGGCGGATATTTATGCGTTGGGGGCGATTTTACATGAGATGTTTACGCGAGAAATGATGTCGTCGCCTAATGCGTATGACTCAATTGTGGAATATGTGATTTATCAGATGTACCGCTCTATTTTTGGGGATTTGCCGTATTTGGATTTGGACGGGTTGATTATGGATTTTACGGTGATGCGTAAGCGGTTGACGATTAAAGGTAAATATGTGCGGGTGTTTGATTGGATTGAGCAGGTTAAGGCGAATTATGGTTATTTAGACGAGTTGTGTCGTTTGATGACGATTAAAAATGTACATCGACGAATTGCAACAATTAAGGATATTCGGTGTTTTTTGGAAACGCGGGATCGGTTTTGTTAG
- a CDS encoding IS630 family transposase yields MNKRYEDLEELMSTGEAREVKRAMAVRMSLLGFVRAEAALACCVSVQFVDKWKAIYLASGVEGLKLAYKGSPGYLKPREREDVINWIQEKKTITIEELKRYLKEEYDVFYSSNTSYTKLLEEANLSYKKTHKENSAKDEVKVEAKKKEIKDLIDKEREQIESGEVMYWMQDESHQLWGDICAYVWSKKGERTSIKMSNYRTSQTWYGAVNIYTGEFILDRAKKADTKYTIDFINWLIYRYKEARHVIIWDGASYHRSEGLRTYLEKLNGGLPESEWKVRLLRFAPNAPEQNPVEDIWLQGKNWVRKNFHRLSSFEEVTSMFETFLSGKVFKFNKIKQYLIPNI; encoded by the coding sequence ATGAACAAGAGATATGAAGATTTAGAAGAGTTAATGTCAACAGGTGAAGCGAGAGAAGTGAAGCGAGCGATGGCAGTAAGAATGTCTTTGCTTGGTTTTGTGCGTGCGGAAGCGGCTTTAGCGTGTTGTGTCAGTGTGCAATTTGTGGATAAATGGAAAGCCATTTATTTAGCGTCAGGGGTGGAAGGATTAAAGTTAGCGTATAAAGGCTCGCCAGGGTATTTAAAGCCGCGTGAACGAGAAGATGTGATTAATTGGATACAAGAAAAGAAGACAATAACAATAGAGGAACTAAAGAGATACTTAAAAGAGGAGTATGATGTTTTCTATTCTTCAAATACTTCTTATACTAAATTATTAGAAGAAGCGAATTTAAGTTATAAGAAGACACACAAAGAGAATTCGGCAAAAGATGAGGTAAAAGTAGAAGCTAAAAAAAAAGAGATTAAGGATTTAATAGATAAGGAGCGTGAACAGATAGAAAGTGGAGAGGTAATGTACTGGATGCAAGACGAAAGCCATCAGTTGTGGGGAGATATTTGTGCTTATGTTTGGTCGAAAAAAGGAGAAAGAACGTCAATAAAGATGAGTAATTATCGCACTTCTCAAACGTGGTATGGAGCGGTGAATATTTATACGGGAGAATTTATTTTAGATAGGGCAAAGAAAGCTGATACAAAATATACGATAGACTTTATTAACTGGCTCATTTACAGATATAAAGAAGCCCGTCATGTGATTATTTGGGATGGTGCAAGTTATCATCGTTCTGAAGGTTTAAGAACTTATTTAGAGAAATTAAATGGGGGACTTCCAGAATCAGAATGGAAAGTTCGTTTATTAAGATTTGCGCCCAATGCACCAGAGCAAAATCCAGTCGAGGATATTTGGCTTCAAGGTAAGAATTGGGTCAGAAAGAATTTTCATCGTCTATCAAGCTTTGAAGAAGTCACTAGTATGTTTGAGACCTTTTTGTCAGGTAAAGTGTTTAAGTTTAATAAAATTAAACAGTATCTTATACCTAATATCTAG